The Triticum aestivum cultivar Chinese Spring chromosome 4B, IWGSC CS RefSeq v2.1, whole genome shotgun sequence sequence AATCCTGGTCTTCTTTGAGTTGTTGTTAGTTGGTGCTTGATGAGACTGTCCCTTTTGTAATGCCTATTATAAAGTGTACTTCAAATGAGACTATGTAATATGAATCTAGTGATGCACTGCTACGAATTATGGTTATTATTCTTATGTAATATGAATCTAGTGATGCACTGCTTCAAATCAAGGTTATCATGTGTTATGTTAATTGTTGATTATTTTATTTATATTATCATTGTTCAAATTATGTTGGCGTGGTAACATTTTATTGCTCGAATTGTTCCATGAATTGTCGAAATGTTGTTTCAATATTTGTCTTGGTTTTAAAAAAATCATTCATGCATCATACCTCAGATACAGGCTACCAAACACAGTCTCTGTGCAACATGTCTCGTCTGATGCAGCCTACCAAACACAGTCTCAGCTCAGCATGCATCAGTACATACATTGCTACCAAACAACTGCAGTTGCATGTACTGAGCATGTCTAGACTAAGCATGTCTCAAATGGGAACAACTATGCTAGGGTGGGAACagctaccaaacacacccttacaATTCCCTCAGAGAGTTCATCCAAACACTTCAGAGCCGCCCCATGGATCCCATGCCAAGTGCTTCACCTGTGACCAAAGGGGCAGACTTACTACTGCACGGTTGGGAGCCCCCGAGCGGCCGAGCTTGTGGAATGACCTCACTGACATTTTAAGGAAGGTGTGCCGCGGTGCAGGCAAGCATTCCACGTTGGTCGGTGTGCACGATGTATGTTCCGCAATGTCTGTTTCAACCAATCGGTAATGGGGGCCGATCGCCATCGTGCCACTTTTGCTTTCATCAATGGATCACAAGATAGTCGACCCGGTAGCTGATTCAGCTTCCTACCGAGAAATGATTTTCACCGTGACATTTCTTACTGGTGTGTTCCAATTTGCATTTGGTCTGTTCAGGTAGAACTTTGCAATCTTGTGAATGAGATGAGCTTATTTTTCCTTCATTCCCTAATTGGAATATTTTTTGCATCGATTCTTGGAGATTGGGTGCTTTTTTATTCGTCCAATACAATGTCTGCATGTAATTGCAGATCATGATGCGGACAGCCAGTAGGAAGCCGTGACCCCAACTCCCTCCTCAAGCAACTGTGTTTTCTTCTTTTAGGATTTTCAAACGTAGTGGATGTTTTCAGGTATGAATGTACAACACTTTAATCAACAAGTTTCCCAACAAAATAGAATATTGCACGGTCCTAAGAATGCGCAACTGTATATTCCAACAAGACGGATCATACATCAAAAATCAATGTTGCGATTCCGATTGCCCAGTATTCTAATGAAGCAAATGGTACATCAAAATTGAGGCATTGTGGTGCCACGGGGTTTTGGAGAGGTTTCTCAGGGAGATTCTACAAATTATAGCCTGCTTCCCAACTTATGCTCCCCCGCTTACCCCTTCTGGAGAGGTTTCTCTGGCGATTACAGAACACCAGAATCAGACAATCTCAATTCCAAGCGGCAGCTTCAAgttcgcttcttcttcttctccgatcTACCACTATCTTGTCCTTTTCTTTTCGATTTTTCGTTTTCCCTATGCTTCTCTTTCTTGTCTGCACTTGATTTGCTGGATTTTACACTGATAACGCCACTTGCAGACAATTTCTCATTCTGCAGAGCCTTCTCAATCTCAAGGTCATCGCTTTTAATCGCATACTTCTGCAGTAACTTTGGGTCCACGGCTGCTTCATCCGCGACTCTTCTTTTTTCCTATATTAGGCCCACAGAAACATTTATCAGTCATCCTGCATCATAATTTAACAATGTGAGTAATGCATCTCTGAAATCTCACCTTCACTTCCTGAGCAGCTTCGTCAAGGTCTTCGTCCATTGATCTGCTAAGTGGGGCTTCAATCTGAATACAACAAAAACATAGCACAAACAGGTCAAACAATGAAGTTGGTACAGACTATTCCAAAGTAAAGGCCATGCTCAATTTTTTATGCGAATAAACCATGAACTTTCCTCTGCATGCTCAACATTATAACACGATGCAAAAACCAAAAACCAAAGAGTAAGGTTGCGTACTTCCTTAAGTCTCGGTAAGGTTGCTTCAATTTCTTTTCCTGCAGTGTTATTAAGATAACCATACAACTTCTTCATTGTCTTGATGAAGTTAGATAGAACTTGTTCCCTTTCTATGCCAAGCTCTTCCTGTCAACACAAAAAACATAAGAATTGCCAACCTGTTTGATGACAAGTTCAAAAAGATTGTGTTCGAATGGAATCAACTTAAGCTAACCTTTGTAGCACCTATGTCTTTGTCCTGCAGACCCATACAGAACAAAACTGAAGCTTGGGCACCATGTAGGGTTACAGGAAGCTTCTCTGAGAAGTACTCGTGTGCTAGGATAGGGACAAGATCCAAAATCTACAAAACAAAATATTCAAATTGGAAAGGTCCTCCACATATAGCTagatactctctccgtcccaaaagaACTGTCTTAACTTCAGTACAATTTTGTACTAAGTCACActaaaattgagacacttattttgggacagagggagtatatgtttaTAGAGGAGATTCACTCCGCATATAGGATAAGTTTCCATTTTCATTTAGACACGCATTTCAGGATATAGAATAGACTAAGCAAGAAGAAAGAAGATAACCTCAGATAAAACCAGCAAAGCTCAAAACGTATAGCTAGAAGGCAACAGTTACATGGATAATAATTACAACTAAGCGCATTAGAGAGCCATGATTTGCAGCGCAGGTATAAAGGGCAAAATGCCAGATGTTGTTTAAGTTTCTGAGGGTCGGTGATGTCAATAAGAACAGGCAGTAGGGATTTTACAGTCTTTCAAGGGAAACATATTGTGAGAACTGCATTCAAAATAGAGATGCTCCATTTATTTCATCGAGTTCTTACCAGATGATAATCGACCAAGTTGTTTGAATATGCTTCTAGTCGCTTCATATCATGTGGGGATAATACATCTCTCAATAACTTCAATGTAATATTGGTATCATGCTCTGAAGGCTCGTGGTGTGAAAAGTCTATTTTTGAAGCCAAAACACTAAAAGCATAGCCAAAAAATATTATTAGACAAACAGATGTCTTTTGCTAAGAGAACAATATAAAGGTTAAAGCACATGTTTTTTGCTAAGAAAACATACCTCATTGCAAGCTTAAAGTTGAGATGCCGGAAAGATGTTCCTAAAAGCCGCCTGAACCTCTGTCTGAAATCTGAACATATTGCTTTCAAACTTAGCTAGGGCAGCAAAAGAATGTTTCTAAAGAAAAAGCATGATGTATAACAGAAGCAAGCAGTACTACCTTGTGCATCTATCAGCTAAGGCACAAAAAGAGACTAATCAATGCCCTTTCTATTCGATTTGATGTATACAGTTACCACTCAAGCAGCTGCAATTGAAAATGCCACGTACTACAAACTGTAACAAGAACTCTCAGGCAATACCTTTATAAAATGGCTCCAAAAATCCAAGTTGAATTGAATCACCAGCTTTGATGTCATCACTATTTAAGGGACTCAAGGCCATACAGGTATGCTCGCCAGTAACAGCACTCTAGGAAACAGAAGTAGCAAATTAATGCACATGATAAAATAACAGAGAGGGTAACAAAGAAGCTCATGTAAAAGAACAGAGAGTGTAACAAAGAAGCTCATGGGGGTAATCAGAATAGATCATTACTGGAATCTGGCCCACATAGAATGGATAGAAGCTGTGCTTCCGCCAAAACCGGAAAAGCTCTTGTGTCAACCCGAAAGATACACCAAGGTAATGGAGCTTTTCAGGATGACGATCCTCAAGATTAACAAGGAGAGGTGGAAGATTTGCCCTAGGCTTTATGCTCTCTTCTAGCAGAGAAGCCTGCAAGAACATATACAAAACTTGAGTATACAGACTTGAGGAGCAGAGGCCATACAATAATGGCAGCTGTAATGAGTAAACTAGTTGTACAATCCTTCAAGTTCTTACATAACCAAACACATATAAAACTTGCACAAATTCATATCAGGTTAATTTTGTTTGAACTATAAAATACAGAATCAGAACCAGGTATATTATAATAACTGAGCATCAAGCTGCCACACAAAGTTACCTTCTCTGCAGCTTCAGAAATTGTAACATCAGGTTCTTCAATTCCCTCCGCATCTTTAAATACTGTCATTTCTCCTTGGTAATAACTTTAAAACCAATCAAATAATATGTATTTGTCAATAAACTGGGAATAGATTAAGCTTAAATAATCTGACAAGTTGAGCTTAGTATTTATGCTATGCAAATACTACCCTTGTGCAATGAAGGTTCCTCTAGTTTGACCTGAACTAGATACTAGGGAAAATTATGCTATGCAAAAACTACCTGAAAGGTGCCTCTTGCCAGTACCACCAAACAACAACATTTATGGGAATGCTATTACTATTACATTTTCCATCCAAGGTTCTCCATAACTTCCCTGGTTCTCCAATCTAACCTATGCCAGACGACTAGGTTGCTACACAAGCTGATACCACCATACAGCCTTGTGTTTTTACATGCAGAATAAATTCAGTAGATGAATACCCTTGTGTTTTCTGGTTTTCTTTGTCATATGAAGGCTCCTCTAGTGCTGCATTTTGAGCTAGAGCACTGTGTGAGCTCTGCTAAGATCTGGGATTTGGGAGGGAGCAGTGGTGGTGCTCAGATCACACACAACACAGGAGGGCTCTGCACTGTGTGGGCTTTCACTGAGTGCGATGGGTATGGTGAGAAAGGATTGTTCCCCGGACTGAGGACGAGGATTAGGGTTAGACACGGCCTAGAGGTATTGGGGAGTATCCCAGAAGTATTGACCTGAGAAAATAAGAGTTTCTCCAATACAAGCAGGACACAGATCCAGGCGTACTCAAAATATCGGGGCAGTGCACACCTCTGACTACTGTAAGGGCCTCCTCTGCAGTTTTGCGCTAAAAACAGTATACTCCTCTGACATGGCGATTTTCTGAACAACTGGTAGAACGTATACCACACCCATCATTAGGAGCCAGGACCCGGCCGACACATACCAACACCTCCTGAGCTGTGCGCTGCTGCACTTTCGGGGCTGGCACCGCATTCCCAACATGGGTCACTGCCACTGCACCGCGGAGAGGGTGATGAATTCCCACATTACAACAAGCTAGGTGCCACATTGCTGGCCAAGATCGCCTGGCACAACAATGCTAGAGACCAAGGTTCAATGAATAAGAGTGAGGAGTGAGCTCGCCTGCTGTTTTATCTACATTCATTTCCGAGGGAGCAATCACACTACAGCCATTGTACGCTGTCATCTGCTCTCGCGAGCAGCTTCTTTGCCTCATGATCCAGGGCCAGCCAAGTCCTTCGATCTGCACAGTTTCTTCACGATGCAGAAGACAAAGTCCATCTCCAACTGCCGGACAATATGAGCCTGCCACTACTCTCTCCACAAAATGATGTTACTAGCCGACTATTAAGTGCACACAAGTCAAGCCCACCTGGCAGCAAGCCCAACGCCAACAACGGCAAAAAGGACATTCAAACCACTAACAAAGACACTGGGGCAGAATATGTGACAGTAATAATATTTTAATAAACTTATATTGTTTGGGAAGGTACTGAGCAAAGAAGCAACTACAGAATAGCTACCCCATTTCCTTTCTTTGGAATAACAACAGCCTAATTAATCATCAAATTAGACTTAAAAGAAACTGTAAGAGCATCAACTGATAAACACATAGATGTAGTAAGAAAAGTAGTGTATAACCTTGATAAAAGTTTGACAGCAGCAGAACCATATCCAAGCTGCGTTAAAAAAGAGACCATTAGAATAAGGAGTGGTGTTTTCCAGACATTAACATCGAGTGACGTTAACATAGGTATTGTATCACATCCAATAGAGGCAAAAAAGCCTACCCTCAGGGCACTTGGATGAACAGCGATTCGTACTATTCGAGCTCCTGATAGACTGGGAAATACATTGTCTTGAAATTGTTCACAAAACTTCCATGGAATTTGATCACCGGAAGGCGCATGGCCCTCATTTAGGCTTCTGATAGCTGATTTTCGAGATATTTGTCCTTCCAGGCAGACCTGAAAATTCCAAACAAGCTCTAACAACTTAAAATGCTGAGATTGCATGTATACACCATCTAGTATGATCTAATCTCCATTGCTAGATGAACAAAGTGGATTCTCCATGCCTTGAAGGTGGAAGGTATAGGAATACAAACAGACCTTGAATGGCGAGTTCAATAACTAGCACAAAACCAATTAGTTCAAGACAATAGCTATAATTTTTCACAGAAATGAGATAAAGCTGTGAAGCAGTACGGCATAATATTAGAAGAAAAATTAAATTGAAAGTAAAAAAGAAATATATTTAAGTTAGGTCAAACCAAACGGTCCAAAAATCTGATCCAGATATGTATAATTCTACTAACAGTGTGTTGTGCATCTGCGGCATACAACGGTAATAGGCAGAAATCATTGTTATGCTCATTGCACCCTGTAGCTTGTGAACGCTCCAACGAAGTAACAAAACGGAATAACTTATAAAGGGTACGCGATTTCAGGTAAGAAATAGGTACTGCTTATCTCTACTATGCGCAGGCAGTGATTTAACACTTCAACAGTCAACAGAAAAATTCCAGTTTGCTCAACTACAAAACTAAGGTACGACATTTGGTTCAAACACACATGACCCCCATTAGAAACAAAGCTAAAATAGGATATCAGTTAAAGAACTAAGAATCAAAACCACCCAATGGCAATCGTCCAAATAAAAAATCAATATAAGATCCTCCAAAGATAATCAAGACAAAGTATCCAAACCTGAATCACGCACAGAATATCCGGTAGCTGGTTTTCGGATTCATTAACTGGGCCTAACAGATACAAAACACGTGTTAGTATAGAGTAATAGTGTTACCATAATAAAGAGGTGAGGTCGCAGAACAATTTGGTCCATACCAAGCAGTACAAAAAGGTGATGTGCGGGTGCATCAGCCATTAATTGCAAGTCATTGGGTGAATTTTTGTAGTGAGAAGCAACATAAAGTGCCATCATCCGCTGAAATATTAAGTATGTAGAATAAATATCGATTTAGAGACATGTAATGCAGGTATACTTAGGTTTCTATGTAAATGCACAGAATTACAAGGAACACAGAACATTTTTAGATCATACCTGTAAAAATACCTCACTCTCCTTGTGATACGAGAAAAGTGTGTCCCGGTTGACATAATACAGCTGACAGTGTTCTGGATGAGGTAGCCTAAGAAAACCAGGTTTGCTTGCTAAACACACGGCAGTACAAGAAAATAGATGTACAACACCACAAGAAACAACGTGACTTACCTACTGATGTTTGGAATGGAGTTTGCAAGATCCAAACAAAGCAACTCATTAAGCCAGGTCTCAATAGGATCACCAGAGGCATACCTAATGGATTCAtttaattcgatttttttaaacagCCTGCCTACAAGCCAAAACAAAGCAAAAGGCACGTGTAAAGCATCCAAATATTCAGAAGGTTCCTTGAAATGTAGACAGCTCATTTTAAGATGAGGCGACTCTTACTGGAACTGGGTCCATCACTTGAAGCTGATGGCTGGCTTTGGGATTCTAACTGCTGGAGGAGTTTCAAAGACAAGGATCGGCCTGTCCCTTCATACCTTCAACAGAAATATCCAGAATGATCACCCCCATGATTTATAGTTCTAGAGCATTAGTAACTGAAAGCAATCATACCCGTTGACAGTGGAAGATAGGAAAACAAGATATGGGCCAAGCAAGGCTTTAACAATTGGCAATGGAATAGCGGCTGCTTCATCAATGACAAGAAGTTCAACTTGAGAAAGCTTTCCATGATCATGTGGTTTCAAATACTGCAAACATTAGAAACTTTAGAAGCAGTTTATCGATGCTAAGCAAAGTGATGTTCAACAGTACAAAATATGTCTACAAACAAGTAGGATATCAAAATTTCCAGGGTTGGGCGCAGGTACGCTGGACCTATGACTAAGCACATGGAAATTTCCATGGAGGAACTGTGAGACGTTCGAATTTACAAGGGCCTAGACCAGAAAGCACTAACATATCAAAAATATTTGGCCGAATGATGGTGCATGAACTACAGAAAAGACAAGTCCCATGCAAAAAGAATACACACCACCAAAGACCAAACCAATTACCCAGAAAAAGTAAGCTTTGACATAGCATGATCTTATGTCACACTAAGGAATCATCAATATGAGTGTTCCAAGATTTTAGGTCATGAAATAACACCCTTCTAAAATCAATTATACATATTAGACGAcatgcttgtcatcaatttgaCATCATCAGCAATATTGCATGTGTAATGCAATTTCACCAATATACCTTATAAGAATATAATCCCAACATCATGCATTCAAATAGTACCATACAAGTATATGGATCACCCTCCAGCACTTACGGAGATAATTAAGTCCAGTGCCATATTGCATGATGCAAAACCTCATCAACAGTTTACATTTCCACTTAAAGAAATtgacatgtattttttttaatatattACATGTAGTTCAAAATTCTGCTACCAAATCACAAACACAAGTGTCTACAGCCCTCCCTtttcaaactactccctccgtaaactaatataagagcatttagaaccctaaagtagtgatctaaacgctcttatattagtttacagagggagtatttctgCATTGAATGAGCCCCAGTTTAATTAGTTTTTGGAGGCGATTTGAAATCAGATGAAATTAAGGGTAATTAGTACTATAAGAGTCGGGCATAAATGTAAGCTTTATTTCTCATCTACAGATCTGATCTTTTGGATGGAGATAGTTTGGATCGACCCTAACTTGTACTTTTATTAGTAGTACAGCTCTAGATTAATAGATATGAGTAGACACTTCATAAGAATTAAGCAATAGTCATAATAGCGCCTAGCTAGGCTATAAGGTTCCAATCCTCAGAGGCTCTTCAATTGTTCGACTATTGAATATCGATCTACTGAAGCAGATAACACATCAATACCATTTTTTCATCTGTACATCAAGGCATGGTTTTTGAGTCGCTGATTAGTCGCTGTATAGTCGCCGACTAATCGCCAAGTCGTTTTCCAAAAATCAGGGCGACTCGCGACTATACAGCGACTTTCGTCGACTATACGCCGAGCCGCAGGGCTCGCGAAGACTCGCCAAGTCGCGACTCAAAAACCTTGCATCAAGGTAAGCAAAGATGAACTATGGTTCTCAGGAATAGGAGAATCTTGATAAATAAATAATCAAACTAGTTGCCACCATTGTCGAGGGCATATCTGTGTAAGCTTTATCTTAAAGCAACCAAAGGCTTTTAAGTTCTTGCTGAAGAACTTTTAACTTCCAAGGCTTTCCAGGGAAGCTAAAGGATCCCTTTCAACATAGAAGCTGAAGTTCTTCACCAACTCACTATGAAATTAGATTCTAAAAGCTAAACATCCCAGAAGGACCAGGAAGTGATAGGCTGGTAGCAACCAAGTAGTATTTTTAATGATTTATTACCTGGATCGTTTGACGATGTTGCTTATGGACGTTTATTTGTATTATAGCTTTCCTGAGATTTGGATCCGAACTCTTCACAACATCATAATGCAAATGCTCCTGAAAGGGGGTGATGAAGCACAGATGCGTTCACATAAGATATGTTTAAACTTTAACAACAAGACAAAATATTAGACATATACCTTGTACTCCATTGCATTTATTCCTTTGCAGACAAAATCAAATAGTGTATTTAAGTTCTCAGGACTTGGTGCGGTGACAAATATATTTGAATACCTACAAAGACAAAAAATTAGAGGAACACATGAAATGAAAAACATAAATAACACAAGTGAGTTAAACTTTACCCAGCTGCGATGGCTCCAGCAATAGCAAGACCAAGGGCAGCTGATTTCCCACGTCCACGAGCAGCGAGCAAGGCGACCGTGCTCCTAAGGGACTTGTCCAAAATAGAGTCTAGAAAATTGATAACAGCTTTACCCTGCGTATATTGTTTCAGTTTGAGTTTATGACCAATAAAAAAACATGACTAAGGAAAATTTGGACAGGGTAAGAGGCAAATAGTACCTGATCCATAGTGCAACACTTTCCAATTAAAGGGCCAACCGGGAAGTCTTCACGGAATTGATCTTTTAGGTCTTTGAGCTCTCGTTCCCTTTCAGACAATCCCTCAGAATCCTAAACACATGATAATAAAATATGCGTGTCTTAGATGACCAAATTGGCACAACCAGAATCTTCAAGAAATGCATAATTTCACCAGCTGAGCTTCATACCTCATTCTTTGTAACTGGTTGTATAAATTTCATGTGGGATGATATAGGCAAAATGTTGAGTTCGTCATCCATCACAATACATGCTTTGCATGAAGCTATGGACAGTAAGAACCTCTCGTTAAACCTTGTGGCTGCCTGAGTATGAGACTCTGTTCGGAACCTTTCATGAACATCCTGTTAGCACAAGGAACATGTGAGTTCAATTTAGCTTAGCAGGACAGGGAGGGGGCAAAGAAGCTAATCAACAGCATTGAATCAAAATTTATCTTTGTTTGACCACAAAACTTGATTACGCCCGCCGGAAGCAATAGTGTAGGAACGTGCAACAGAAAACTGAGCTCACCATGACCATCGTGTAGAGACTGGTCAGCGAGGAGAGCGAAGAGAGCAGCAGGATGACCAAACCGCCGCCCTCAACGGTCTCAATGGTCCTGGCCAGAAGGTTCGGCGTCAGCGCCTCGAAGTCCTGCAGAGAGCAAACACACAGTTAGTTTCAGGCAGAGCACCACAGGCAGGCAGCAACATGACCGCAAAACAGTGAAGCCGCAGCCTCTGAAGCCATCATCATCATACCTGCAGTATGCACATGCCAAATGTGTTGCCGAGGACCCTCTCCGAGTCCTTGTACATGCAGTAGGTGATGTCGGAGGTCTCGAGGAAGAGGGAGAAGGGGTCGGCCTTCTCGGGGTCCATGAGGCCGCGCTGCATGAGCTTCTTGATCTGCTTGGCGCGCTTCTTCCGGTGGCTGCTGATCTCGAGCTTGTTGCGGTAGCACCAGAGCACGGAGGGGCGCGACTTGACGCGGGACTTGGCCAGCATGTAGTTGAGGTTGACGATCTGGTCGCGCGACTTGTCgccgacgatgatgaacatggacCGCTGCCGCTGCC is a genomic window containing:
- the LOC123093134 gene encoding RNA cytidine acetyltransferase 1, whose product is MRKKVDERIRTLIENGVRQRQRSMFIIVGDKSRDQIVNLNYMLAKSRVKSRPSVLWCYRNKLEISSHRKKRAKQIKKLMQRGLMDPEKADPFSLFLETSDITYCMYKDSERVLGNTFGMCILQDFEALTPNLLARTIETVEGGGLVILLLSSLSSLTSLYTMVMDVHERFRTESHTQAATRFNERFLLSIASCKACIVMDDELNILPISSHMKFIQPVTKNEDSEGLSERERELKDLKDQFREDFPVGPLIGKCCTMDQGKAVINFLDSILDKSLRSTVALLAARGRGKSAALGLAIAGAIAAGYSNIFVTAPSPENLNTLFDFVCKGINAMEYKEHLHYDVVKSSDPNLRKAIIQINVHKQHRQTIQYLKPHDHGKLSQVELLVIDEAAAIPLPIVKALLGPYLVFLSSTVNGYEGTGRSLSLKLLQQLESQSQPSASSDGPSSSRLFKKIELNESIRYASGDPIETWLNELLCLDLANSIPNISRLPHPEHCQLYYVNRDTLFSYHKESEVFLQRMMALYVASHYKNSPNDLQLMADAPAHHLFVLLGPVNESENQLPDILCVIQVCLEGQISRKSAIRSLNEGHAPSGDQIPWKFCEQFQDNVFPSLSGARIVRIAVHPSALRLGYGSAAVKLLSSYYQGEMTVFKDAEGIEEPDVTISEAAEKASLLEESIKPRANLPPLLVNLEDRHPEKLHYLGVSFGLTQELFRFWRKHSFYPFYVGQIPSAVTGEHTCMALSPLNSDDIKAGDSIQLGFLEPFYKDFRQRFRRLLGTSFRHLNFKLAMSVLASKIDFSHHEPSEHDTNITLKLLRDVLSPHDMKRLEAYSNNLVDYHLILDLVPILAHEYFSEKLPVTLHGAQASVLFCMGLQDKDIGATKEELGIEREQVLSNFIKTMKKLYGYLNNTAGKEIEATLPRLKEIEAPLSRSMDEDLDEAAQEVKEKRRVADEAAVDPKLLQKYAIKSDDLEIEKALQNEKLSASGVISVKSSKSSADKKEKHRENEKSKRKGQDSGRSEKKKKRT